Proteins found in one Acidobacteriota bacterium genomic segment:
- a CDS encoding NAD-glutamate dehydrogenase, whose product MTDSFFKAMAGEPDAIAILEREVETLRTNQSLILADRPDTLILATRSLPGSLYEGLTKSARVGRPISYAMFAHSSGPMPGLEQRLEIQRFAFECKSDAEIHAGLAAGVTIPDAVREPAKAMLASDPAFDLAEFDRLLAILWLNHADYLRVSPAACVVEALRMLHLCETQNGLYFDLTPAPDGSNEARLLFAIANPPHTGYVAQVVEVLHRFDVGIRSADVLDVSTGAQPYALFAMSVRQRKGQIQETAAFLRDRLQSELYNTQILTASSTEYREFVTTGQMSGDDASLTRAFVAFCHTQLAHAQPDRYDWKEVQSAIYANTPLLAQCVALFRLRFDPAVEGRDAAYAALRATVVKAVADYDTGHAHLDAIRRTVFHCCLTFIEHTLKTNFFVKEKQALAFRLDPVYLADLGQVSTADLPSGMPFRVTFFFGGHAFGYHIGFSDIARGGWRTVICRTQDDFLTNAATLFKENFVLAHTQHLKNKDIYEGGSKLVVLLDASAFAKEPRSVLDRLLRKKQRDVFSAFLDIFVTEGGVAKNPAVVDYYRQDEPIELGPDENMHDDMIEQIALTSKRRGYILGTGVMSSKTIGINHKEYGVTSTGVVKFAEIAMREIGIDITRDAFSVKFTGGPNGDVAGNAMQIMLELCPKMQIRLILDGAAALFDPAGADPTELRRILLEQDLDGFSPEALHPGGFMLFRGSPKEDGMRLLYRKVTRTAAGLAEEWISIDDLSRQFGELPFSVPADLFIPGGGRPETINDENWQRFLLPDGSPSSKVIIEGANSFITPAARLELQKKGVLLMRDASANKCGVISSSYEIIANLLLTEEEFLQNKPKYVADVLAILKRRAEDEARLLVRRHAASKKPWTEISDDISVEINRNYQRLFEFFQANPGVATQPIFDKVILSHLPALLREDPRFNSRYQNLSPKYRSAILAAEIGSSMVYQADQDAEFEDAIRRHVERRFKS is encoded by the coding sequence ATGACGGATTCATTCTTCAAGGCGATGGCCGGTGAGCCGGACGCGATCGCCATCCTCGAGCGCGAGGTCGAGACGCTTCGGACCAACCAGAGTTTGATTCTGGCCGACCGTCCGGACACCTTGATTCTGGCCACGCGGAGTTTGCCAGGTTCCCTGTATGAGGGACTGACGAAGAGCGCGCGCGTGGGGCGCCCGATCTCATACGCGATGTTTGCGCATTCATCGGGGCCCATGCCCGGCCTGGAGCAGAGGCTGGAAATCCAGCGGTTCGCGTTCGAATGCAAGAGCGATGCGGAGATTCATGCGGGGCTCGCCGCGGGCGTGACGATTCCCGACGCCGTGAGGGAACCGGCGAAAGCGATGCTGGCGTCCGACCCGGCATTCGACCTCGCCGAGTTCGATCGGCTGCTGGCCATCCTCTGGCTCAATCACGCCGACTACTTGCGCGTGTCGCCGGCCGCCTGCGTGGTCGAAGCGCTCCGGATGCTGCACCTGTGCGAGACCCAGAACGGCCTGTACTTCGATCTCACGCCGGCCCCCGACGGGTCGAACGAGGCGCGTCTGCTGTTTGCGATCGCGAATCCGCCCCACACCGGCTACGTCGCGCAAGTGGTGGAGGTGCTGCACCGGTTCGACGTGGGCATCCGCAGCGCCGACGTCCTCGACGTGTCGACCGGCGCGCAGCCGTATGCGCTGTTTGCGATGTCGGTGCGGCAGCGCAAGGGGCAGATTCAAGAGACCGCGGCGTTCCTCCGCGACCGGCTGCAGAGCGAACTGTACAACACGCAGATCCTGACCGCCAGTTCCACGGAATATCGCGAGTTTGTGACGACCGGGCAGATGAGCGGCGACGACGCCTCGCTGACCCGCGCGTTCGTGGCGTTCTGCCACACGCAGTTGGCGCACGCGCAGCCCGATCGTTACGACTGGAAGGAAGTGCAGAGCGCGATCTACGCCAACACGCCACTGCTGGCGCAGTGCGTCGCCCTGTTCCGGCTGCGCTTCGATCCGGCGGTCGAGGGGCGCGACGCGGCCTACGCCGCGCTGCGGGCGACCGTCGTCAAGGCGGTGGCCGACTACGACACCGGCCACGCGCATCTCGATGCGATTCGCCGGACCGTGTTTCACTGCTGCCTGACCTTCATCGAGCACACGCTGAAGACCAATTTCTTCGTGAAAGAGAAGCAGGCCCTCGCGTTCCGGCTCGACCCGGTCTACCTGGCCGACCTCGGCCAGGTCTCGACCGCCGACCTGCCGTCCGGCATGCCGTTCCGGGTGACGTTCTTCTTCGGCGGCCACGCGTTCGGCTATCACATCGGGTTCTCTGACATCGCGCGCGGCGGCTGGCGCACGGTGATCTGCCGCACCCAGGATGATTTCCTCACCAACGCCGCGACCTTGTTCAAGGAGAACTTCGTGCTGGCGCACACGCAGCACCTGAAGAACAAGGACATCTACGAGGGCGGCTCGAAACTGGTGGTGCTGCTGGATGCGTCGGCGTTTGCGAAGGAGCCGCGGTCGGTGCTCGATCGCCTGTTGCGCAAGAAGCAGCGTGATGTCTTCAGCGCCTTCCTCGACATTTTCGTCACCGAGGGGGGCGTCGCGAAGAACCCTGCGGTCGTGGACTACTACCGGCAGGACGAACCGATCGAGCTCGGCCCCGACGAGAACATGCACGACGACATGATCGAGCAGATCGCGCTGACCTCGAAGCGCCGCGGCTACATTCTCGGCACCGGCGTGATGTCGTCGAAGACCATCGGCATCAATCACAAAGAGTACGGCGTGACCTCGACCGGGGTGGTCAAGTTCGCCGAGATCGCGATGCGCGAGATCGGCATCGACATCACGCGCGACGCCTTCTCGGTGAAGTTCACCGGCGGGCCGAACGGGGATGTCGCCGGCAACGCGATGCAGATCATGCTGGAGCTCTGCCCGAAGATGCAGATCCGGCTGATCCTGGACGGCGCCGCGGCGCTGTTCGATCCGGCGGGCGCCGATCCGACGGAACTGCGGCGCATCCTGCTCGAGCAGGACCTTGACGGATTTAGTCCCGAGGCGCTGCACCCCGGCGGGTTCATGCTGTTCCGGGGCTCGCCGAAGGAAGACGGGATGCGCCTGCTGTACCGCAAGGTCACGCGCACCGCGGCGGGGCTCGCCGAAGAGTGGATCTCGATCGACGACCTGTCGCGACAGTTCGGGGAACTCCCGTTCTCGGTGCCGGCTGACCTGTTCATTCCCGGCGGCGGCCGCCCCGAGACGATCAACGACGAGAACTGGCAGCGCTTCCTGCTGCCCGACGGCAGCCCGTCATCGAAGGTCATTATCGAAGGCGCCAACTCGTTCATCACGCCGGCGGCTCGGCTGGAGCTGCAGAAGAAGGGCGTCCTCCTCATGCGCGACGCCTCGGCGAACAAGTGCGGCGTGATCTCCTCGTCCTACGAGATCATCGCCAACCTGCTGCTCACCGAAGAGGAGTTCCTCCAGAACAAGCCGAAATACGTCGCCGACGTGCTCGCGATCCTGAAGCGGCGCGCCGAGGATGAGGCCCGTTTGCTGGTGCGGCGCCATGCCGCGAGCAAGAAGCCCTGGACCGAGATCTCCGATGACATCTCGGTCGAGATCAACCGGAATTACCAGCGCCTGTTCGAGTTCTTCCAGGCCAACCCGGGCGTTGCCACGCAGCCGATCTTCGACAAGGTCATCCTGAGCCACCTGCCGGCGCTCCTGCGTGAGGACCCGCGCTTCAATAGCCGGTACCAGAACCTGTCGCCGAAGTATCGCTCGGCGATTCTGGCGGCGGAAATCGGTTCATCAATGGTCTATCAGGCGGACCAGGACGCGGAGTTCGAAGACGCGATCCGCCGGCATGTGGAGCGCCGGTTCAAGAGCTAG
- a CDS encoding amidohydrolase translates to MKNLAILLVLSTVVISGQSQPAPATLVLHNGKVVTVDAALPEAQAIAIRGDRIAAIGTNQAIQPYIGPATQVIDLRGQLAIPGLVESHGHFMGFGLSKMTLDLMDVKDWDQIVSMVADAAKQAKPGEWILGRGWHQEKWASVPKPNVEGFPLHDALSKVSPNNPVMLTHASGHASFVNAKAMEAAGLTRTTVNPSGGEILKDASGRPTGLLRETASGLVGRALDQWRAAKTVAERDADARRQIELAVQGSLENGITSFQDAGSNFGTIDVLKRAASEGALGIRLWVMVRDSNDNLRAKLGQYRAVGLNNHHLTIAAIKVTADGALGSRGAWMLAPYSDSPSSVGLPTHSPESIAETTQIALEHDVQLCVHAIGDRANREVLNVYERAFKSRPNQKDLRWRVEHAQHISAADIPRFGQLGVIPVMQGIHATSDAPYVPARLGAGRAEEGAYVWQKLMKSGAIIANGTDVPVERIDPMASFYASVSRKTTDGSVFYGDQKMTRAEALKSYTWNGAFAAKEESLKGSLAVGKLADITVLSKDIMTVPEDEIPSTRVVYTIVGGKVAYRR, encoded by the coding sequence GTGAAAAATCTCGCCATCCTGTTGGTCCTGTCGACCGTTGTCATTTCCGGGCAGAGTCAGCCTGCGCCGGCCACCCTGGTGCTGCACAACGGCAAGGTCGTGACCGTCGATGCCGCGCTGCCCGAGGCGCAGGCGATCGCCATCCGCGGCGACCGCATCGCCGCGATCGGCACCAACCAGGCCATCCAGCCATACATTGGCCCCGCCACGCAGGTCATCGACTTGCGCGGCCAGCTGGCCATTCCCGGGCTGGTCGAGAGCCACGGCCACTTCATGGGCTTTGGCCTGTCGAAGATGACGCTCGACCTGATGGACGTCAAGGATTGGGACCAGATCGTCTCGATGGTGGCCGACGCCGCGAAGCAGGCGAAGCCCGGCGAGTGGATTCTGGGCCGCGGCTGGCACCAGGAGAAGTGGGCGAGCGTGCCGAAGCCGAACGTCGAGGGCTTTCCGCTGCACGATGCGCTCAGCAAGGTGTCGCCGAACAACCCGGTGATGCTGACGCACGCCAGCGGCCACGCCAGCTTCGTGAATGCAAAGGCCATGGAGGCCGCGGGCCTGACGCGCACGACCGTGAACCCGTCGGGCGGCGAGATCCTCAAGGATGCCAGCGGCCGTCCGACCGGACTGCTGCGTGAAACCGCGTCGGGTCTCGTCGGCCGCGCCCTCGACCAATGGCGAGCGGCGAAGACCGTCGCCGAACGCGATGCCGATGCGCGCCGCCAGATCGAGCTGGCGGTGCAGGGCAGTCTCGAGAACGGCATCACCAGCTTCCAGGACGCCGGCTCGAACTTTGGCACCATCGATGTCCTCAAGCGGGCCGCGTCGGAGGGCGCACTGGGCATCCGGTTGTGGGTGATGGTGCGCGACAGCAACGACAACCTGCGCGCGAAGCTCGGACAGTACCGCGCCGTTGGTCTCAACAACCACCACCTGACGATCGCCGCGATCAAGGTCACCGCCGACGGCGCGCTCGGCTCGCGCGGCGCCTGGATGCTCGCTCCGTACAGCGATTCGCCGTCGAGCGTCGGGCTGCCGACCCACTCGCCCGAGAGCATCGCGGAGACCACGCAGATTGCCCTCGAACATGATGTGCAGCTGTGCGTGCATGCGATCGGCGATCGCGCCAATCGCGAAGTGCTGAATGTCTACGAGCGCGCCTTCAAGTCGCGGCCGAACCAGAAGGACCTGCGCTGGCGCGTCGAGCACGCCCAGCACATCAGCGCCGCCGACATCCCGCGCTTTGGCCAGCTTGGCGTGATCCCGGTGATGCAGGGCATTCACGCCACCTCGGACGCGCCCTATGTGCCGGCGCGGCTTGGCGCCGGGCGCGCGGAAGAAGGTGCCTACGTGTGGCAGAAGCTGATGAAGAGCGGCGCGATCATCGCCAACGGCACCGACGTCCCGGTGGAACGCATCGACCCGATGGCGAGTTTCTACGCCTCGGTCAGCCGCAAGACCACCGACGGCTCGGTGTTCTACGGCGATCAGAAGATGACGCGCGCCGAGGCCCTCAAGTCCTACACCTGGAACGGCGCATTTGCCGCGAAGGAGGAATCGCTCAAGGGCTCGCTCGCAGTCGGCAAGCTGGCCGACATCACGGTGCTGTCGAAAGACATCATGACCGTGCCCGAGGACGAGATCCCCTCGACGCGGGTGGTCTACACCATCGTCGGCGGTAAGGTGGCGTACCGGCGCTAG
- a CDS encoding cobalamin-dependent protein (Presence of a B(12) (cobalamin)-binding domain implies dependence on cobalamin itself, in one of its several forms, or in some unusual lineages, dependence on a cobalamin-like analog.) — MQPHPKGTRARVLLASVFKPFAQDDEFGSRAINPVELYHNQVTRAQGPFSLRLFHRTWSLMLLQQNISAPCTVLDFPTREHFVRELTSHDYDVVGLTGIIVNVGKIREMCRLVRKHSPRSTLVVGGHVTAIPGIEGMIDADHIVKGEGVAWLRAYLGEDAGHRIDHPLIPSSFGFRLMGLPVPRGGGNAAATIIPSVGCPIGCNFCTTSEFFGGKGKMVTFLERGEDVFRVMCEAEKGLGARAFFMMDENFLLYKKRALELLDLMKAHGKAWSLYVFSSANAIRKYDVRQLVELGIEWIWLGLESSGNQYQKLKGADTQALARELQSHGIRVHGSTIIGLEHHTPGNIDAVIDHAVAHETVFHQFMLYTPVPGTPLYREVESEGRLLDGVDLADIHGQFKFNFRHAAISRDQSKTMLDRAFRRDYEVNGPSLFRLTASMLTGWRRYRDDPDQRVRARVRGEAAQLRSGWGATLWAMEKYLRESNRMVSDRIADLRSQVEREVGGLAPVIDRLAGPLMLWSARRDARLAPAGRVREPRTFVDRRNWRG, encoded by the coding sequence ATGCAGCCACATCCGAAAGGGACCCGTGCCCGCGTTCTCCTGGCGTCGGTCTTCAAACCCTTCGCGCAAGACGATGAGTTTGGCAGCCGGGCGATCAACCCGGTGGAGCTGTACCACAATCAGGTGACCCGGGCGCAGGGCCCGTTCTCGCTGCGCCTGTTCCACCGCACGTGGAGCCTGATGCTGTTGCAGCAGAACATCTCGGCGCCGTGCACGGTGCTCGATTTTCCCACGCGGGAGCACTTCGTCCGCGAGTTGACGTCCCACGACTACGACGTCGTCGGGCTGACGGGCATCATCGTCAACGTCGGCAAGATTCGCGAGATGTGCCGGCTCGTGCGAAAGCACTCGCCGCGATCCACGCTGGTTGTCGGCGGCCACGTGACGGCGATTCCAGGCATCGAGGGGATGATCGACGCCGATCACATCGTGAAGGGCGAGGGCGTGGCGTGGCTGCGGGCATATCTCGGCGAGGACGCTGGTCACCGCATCGACCATCCGTTGATCCCTTCGTCATTCGGCTTCCGGCTGATGGGCCTGCCGGTGCCGCGGGGCGGCGGCAACGCCGCGGCCACCATCATCCCGTCGGTGGGATGCCCAATCGGCTGCAACTTCTGCACGACTTCGGAGTTCTTCGGCGGCAAGGGGAAGATGGTGACCTTCCTGGAACGCGGCGAAGACGTGTTTCGCGTGATGTGCGAGGCGGAGAAGGGCCTCGGTGCCCGGGCGTTCTTCATGATGGACGAGAACTTCCTGCTCTATAAGAAGCGGGCTCTCGAGCTGCTCGATCTGATGAAGGCGCACGGCAAGGCCTGGTCGCTCTACGTCTTCTCGTCGGCCAACGCCATCCGCAAGTATGACGTGCGCCAACTGGTGGAGCTCGGGATCGAGTGGATCTGGCTCGGGCTCGAATCCTCGGGCAACCAGTACCAGAAACTCAAGGGCGCCGACACCCAGGCGCTGGCGCGTGAACTCCAGTCGCACGGCATCCGTGTGCACGGCTCGACCATCATCGGGCTCGAGCACCACACGCCCGGCAATATCGATGCGGTGATCGACCATGCGGTCGCGCACGAAACAGTGTTCCACCAGTTCATGCTGTATACCCCGGTGCCCGGGACCCCGCTCTATCGCGAGGTCGAGTCGGAAGGCCGGCTGCTCGACGGCGTCGACCTGGCCGACATCCACGGGCAGTTCAAGTTCAACTTCCGGCACGCGGCGATCTCGCGCGATCAGTCGAAGACCATGCTCGACCGCGCGTTTCGCCGCGACTACGAGGTCAACGGTCCCAGCCTGTTCCGGCTGACGGCCAGCATGCTGACCGGCTGGCGCCGCTACCGCGACGACCCCGACCAGCGCGTCCGCGCGCGCGTTCGCGGCGAGGCCGCGCAGCTGCGCTCGGGCTGGGGCGCGACCTTGTGGGCGATGGAGAAGTACTTGCGCGAGTCGAACCGGATGGTGAGCGACCGGATCGCCGATCTGCGGTCGCAGGTCGAGCGCGAGGTCGGCGGGTTGGCGCCGGTGATCGACCGCCTGGCCGGGCCGCTGATGCTGTGGAGCGCCCGCCGCGACGCGCGGCTGGCGCCCGCGGGGCGCGTACGGGAGCCCCGCACGTTCGTGGATCGACGTAACTGGCGTGGCTGA
- a CDS encoding histidine kinase, producing MRLRQRLNTVLLQWVVSLIVITGAVWLLALPGIRRNLVDERLLLARSVAHGLDTSLSTAIQGLGRLAQDLPGATDAVAARLHSFRFESPFSEAIYLLDAHGQLIAADRAGVQPVPASWLGYHEAVTPMVRKAGAEAAPVLAVIQPFKRTGVDHYLVAEMPVRGSALTTFLQGLAPSSTMQMLVVDEHGVVVASQDPAQLLRVLPDAEALGDRIRAHRPLVLDESAGTLSVMAPLRFAAWGVIIQQAEGSAFASLNMTSRALVVTGFALAVLGALLVRTLTRSIVSPIRQLSRQAEGMRAGDLSSVIEVSGDLEIAVLARTLDEARTRLSSTLGRLQAFNEQLEAQVAARTRVIEQQSEQRKLLVRRMLGATEDERRRLARELHDEIAQMLTVIQMSLHQIAPETPELQRANALLNKTQVEIHRIIHDLRPSLLDDLGLAAAMQSYADDHLVSHGLQVGLEIDSGLQAGTEIETVIFRIYQELLTNILRHADAEHVSVELYRRDGKLVLAVEDDGRGFDPEAKAEGAGLIGMRERAALVNGTITFDSEAGQGTHVVVEIPLQ from the coding sequence GTGCGACTGCGTCAACGGCTGAACACGGTCCTGCTGCAATGGGTCGTGTCGCTGATCGTCATCACCGGCGCCGTCTGGTTGCTGGCGCTGCCGGGGATTCGCCGTAATCTGGTGGATGAGCGGCTGCTGCTGGCGCGTTCGGTGGCGCACGGTCTGGATACGAGCCTGTCTACCGCCATCCAGGGACTCGGCCGCCTGGCGCAGGATTTGCCTGGCGCCACCGACGCGGTCGCCGCCCGCCTCCATAGCTTCCGGTTCGAGTCTCCGTTCAGCGAAGCCATTTACCTGCTCGATGCGCACGGTCAGCTGATCGCGGCCGATCGCGCCGGGGTGCAACCCGTGCCGGCCTCCTGGCTGGGGTACCACGAGGCCGTGACGCCGATGGTGCGCAAGGCCGGGGCCGAGGCGGCGCCCGTGCTCGCGGTGATTCAGCCATTCAAGCGCACTGGCGTCGATCACTATCTCGTGGCAGAGATGCCGGTTCGCGGGTCGGCCCTGACGACGTTCCTGCAGGGCCTGGCGCCCAGTTCCACCATGCAGATGCTGGTGGTCGACGAACACGGAGTGGTCGTGGCGTCCCAGGACCCGGCGCAGTTACTGCGGGTGCTTCCTGACGCCGAGGCCCTCGGCGACCGGATCCGTGCCCATCGGCCGCTGGTGCTCGACGAGTCGGCGGGGACCCTGTCGGTGATGGCGCCACTACGGTTCGCGGCGTGGGGCGTGATTATCCAGCAGGCGGAGGGCAGCGCTTTCGCGAGCCTGAACATGACGAGCCGCGCGCTGGTGGTGACCGGCTTCGCGCTGGCCGTGCTCGGCGCGCTGTTGGTGCGAACGCTGACGCGATCGATCGTCTCGCCCATTCGACAACTGTCGCGGCAGGCCGAAGGGATGCGGGCCGGGGACCTGTCGAGCGTCATCGAAGTGTCGGGCGATCTGGAAATCGCGGTGCTGGCCCGGACGCTGGACGAGGCCCGGACCCGGCTGTCGTCCACGCTGGGCCGCCTGCAGGCGTTCAACGAGCAGCTCGAGGCGCAGGTGGCCGCCCGCACTCGCGTGATCGAGCAGCAGAGCGAACAGCGCAAGCTGCTGGTGCGGCGAATGCTGGGGGCCACCGAAGACGAGCGGCGCCGGCTCGCGCGTGAACTGCACGACGAGATCGCGCAGATGCTGACCGTCATCCAGATGTCGCTGCACCAGATCGCGCCGGAGACGCCAGAGTTGCAGCGGGCGAACGCGCTGCTCAACAAGACGCAGGTGGAGATCCACCGGATCATCCACGACCTGCGGCCCTCGCTGCTCGATGACCTCGGCCTGGCGGCCGCGATGCAATCGTACGCCGACGACCACCTGGTCAGTCACGGGCTGCAGGTCGGCCTGGAGATTGACAGCGGGCTGCAGGCCGGCACCGAGATCGAGACCGTGATCTTCCGCATCTACCAGGAACTGCTGACCAACATCCTGCGCCATGCCGATGCGGAACACGTGTCGGTGGAACTGTACCGGCGCGATGGCAAGTTGGTGCTCGCGGTGGAGGACGATGGCCGGGGGTTTGATCCAGAGGCGAAGGCTGAAGGCGCGGGCCTGATCGGCATGCGCGAACGGGCAGCGCTCGTGAACGGGACGATCACGTTTGACAGCGAGGCCGGACAGGGCACGCACGTGGTCGTGGAGATTCCCCTCCAATGA
- a CDS encoding response regulator transcription factor — protein MIRLAIVDDHDLLRAGIRAILEQDPLFKIVAETSDGQEAIRLAASLKPDVMLMDVHLPGGLSGLDATEAIVRDTPEVKVIVLTHYENREYIRRALRIGARGYLLKRSAAADLKDAIKAVHAGQRYLHPSVADSLVDLVTAGKSVEDAEDEYDRLTPRERQVFTLLAEGKTSRDISKYLSISLKTAMTHRTNVMAKLNMHTRSELIRYAVRKGVIFVNDA, from the coding sequence ATGATCCGCCTCGCCATTGTCGACGACCACGACCTGCTGCGCGCGGGCATCCGGGCGATTCTCGAGCAGGACCCGCTGTTCAAGATCGTGGCGGAAACCAGCGACGGACAGGAGGCCATTCGCCTCGCGGCCAGCCTCAAGCCCGATGTGATGCTCATGGACGTGCACCTGCCGGGCGGCCTGAGCGGACTCGACGCCACCGAGGCCATCGTCCGCGACACGCCCGAGGTGAAGGTGATCGTGCTCACGCATTACGAGAACCGCGAGTACATTCGCCGCGCGCTTCGCATTGGCGCGCGCGGCTATCTGCTGAAGCGCAGCGCCGCCGCCGACTTGAAGGATGCGATCAAGGCCGTCCACGCCGGCCAACGGTATCTACACCCGTCGGTCGCCGACAGCCTGGTCGACCTGGTGACCGCCGGCAAGTCGGTCGAGGATGCCGAAGACGAGTACGACCGGCTGACTCCACGGGAGCGGCAGGTCTTCACGCTGCTCGCCGAGGGCAAGACGAGCCGGGACATTTCCAAGTACCTGTCGATCAGCCTCAAGACCGCCATGACCCATCGCACGAACGTGATGGCGAAGCTCAACATGCACACCCGGTCCGAGTTGATCCGCTACGCGGTGCGCAAGGGCGTGATTTTCGTGAATGATGCCTAG
- a CDS encoding M56 family metallopeptidase — translation MISYLWQVALHSGTMGLILYVWVHRVGLPAGPTRQRLLALLLVLPMVTAAIPWRTSVEFGERVAWLNSARLLAIPLPVGLEGVHLGHVLAAGGALMVLLTIWQEILPALGRRAPSDGPAPEALVASARARPGWEQCEVLVTGESAMAVATSGRPGRPRLIVSRGALEILNRDELAAVLTHEHAHWQAGRWWQTHAMFAVRLLQSHNPVAMWAFREYCIEMEIGCDAAAVAGRDPRLLARVLLRVYQDTDRRDLAARAALRKRVDVLLAGGPDATLPSLTLPAISAVMLVVLPWLV, via the coding sequence GTGATTTCGTACCTGTGGCAGGTCGCCCTCCATTCGGGCACGATGGGCCTGATTCTGTACGTGTGGGTGCACCGGGTCGGCCTGCCGGCGGGACCGACGCGACAACGGCTGCTCGCGCTCCTGCTGGTGTTGCCGATGGTGACGGCGGCGATACCGTGGCGCACCTCGGTCGAGTTCGGTGAGCGGGTCGCCTGGCTCAACAGCGCCCGGCTCCTCGCCATTCCACTCCCGGTCGGACTCGAGGGAGTTCACCTCGGCCATGTCCTCGCCGCGGGTGGCGCGCTGATGGTGCTGCTCACGATCTGGCAGGAGATCCTGCCGGCGCTCGGACGGCGGGCACCAAGCGACGGCCCGGCGCCCGAAGCACTGGTCGCGTCCGCACGCGCCCGCCCTGGATGGGAACAATGCGAGGTCCTCGTCACGGGGGAGTCGGCGATGGCCGTCGCCACCAGCGGCCGCCCCGGGCGGCCGCGGCTGATCGTGTCACGCGGCGCCCTCGAGATTCTCAACCGCGACGAGCTCGCGGCTGTCCTCACCCACGAACATGCCCACTGGCAGGCCGGACGTTGGTGGCAAACCCACGCCATGTTCGCCGTTCGCCTCCTGCAAAGCCACAACCCGGTGGCGATGTGGGCCTTCCGCGAGTACTGCATCGAAATGGAAATCGGGTGTGACGCCGCCGCGGTCGCCGGCCGCGATCCCCGTCTGCTCGCACGTGTGCTGCTGCGGGTGTATCAAGACACTGACCGGCGCGACCTGGCCGCCCGGGCCGCGCTGCGAAAACGGGTGGACGTGCTGCTGGCTGGCGGCCCCGATGCCACCCTCCCGTCCCTCACCCTTCCCGCCATTTCAGCGGTGATGCTGGTGGTGCTGCCATGGCTGGTGTGA
- a CDS encoding cytochrome b/b6 domain-containing protein codes for MTADPPVEYVVRFSPWARFQHAAIIVLFGLLLVTGMPQKWPAASASVWVVDAMGGIFAARWLHRMVGIVFSVLVVAHLAVAITGLLSGRMKGTMLLGQRDFRDAINNLRYYAGYTDTAPQFGRFDYRQKFEYWGLIFGSLVMVATGFILYFPIAVAGVLPAELIPAAKVMHSYEALFAFLIVLVWHIAGAHLSPEAFPLDTSIFTGKIRKDKLRHEHRLEYDELFKDQ; via the coding sequence ATGACTGCTGACCCTCCCGTCGAATACGTCGTGCGGTTCTCGCCCTGGGCACGCTTTCAGCACGCCGCCATCATCGTGCTGTTCGGCCTGCTGCTCGTCACGGGCATGCCGCAGAAGTGGCCGGCGGCATCGGCCAGTGTGTGGGTGGTGGACGCCATGGGCGGGATCTTCGCTGCGCGTTGGCTGCATCGCATGGTCGGGATCGTCTTTTCCGTGCTGGTGGTGGCGCACCTCGCCGTCGCCATCACCGGCCTGCTGAGTGGCCGGATGAAGGGCACGATGCTTCTCGGGCAGAGGGACTTCAGGGACGCCATCAACAACCTGCGGTACTACGCCGGCTACACCGACACGGCACCGCAGTTCGGACGGTTCGACTACCGGCAGAAGTTCGAATACTGGGGCCTCATCTTCGGCAGCCTCGTCATGGTCGCCACCGGTTTCATCCTGTATTTCCCCATCGCCGTCGCCGGCGTGCTGCCGGCCGAACTGATCCCCGCCGCCAAGGTGATGCACAGCTACGAGGCGCTGTTCGCGTTCTTGATCGTGCTGGTCTGGCACATCGCCGGCGCGCACTTGTCGCCGGAAGCGTTCCCCCTCGACACCAGCATCTTCACGGGCAAGATTCGCAAGGACAAGCTCCGTCACGAACATCGGCTGGAGTACGACGAACTCTTCAAGGATCAGTGA